A region of the Sphingobium sp. HWE2-09 genome:
CAAGGACTGGCTCGGGCTTCTTCATCGGTGCCCGCGCCGGAGACGGGGAGCGAATGGTCGCTCTTCGTAACAATCACGCTTGGTCCAAGCGTGATGAAGCAAGGGAGAAGGACGTGGACGAGAGACTTCCCCAATTTCTGCACAAGCCGGTCCAGATCCTCTGGTTCGACGCGCAGGAGTTCATCGTCGTGGTGTCCTCCATCTTCGTCGCCGTGATCGTCGGCGGATATGTGGGCTGGTCGCTCCTCGGCGTCCTTCTCCTCTTCATTCCCTGGAAGCGGACCAAGCCGCGCGGCTTCATGCCGCATCTCGCCTGGCGCTGGGGGCTGCTCAAGCTCCCCCGCTACCCCGGTCCGACCCAGACCCGTTTTTGCGAGTAAGGTATATCATGTTCGGCAGATCATCCGCCCGAGAGCGCAGCGACCCCTTGCTGGACAAGCCGGCGAGCTTCGGCATCCATCGTTATCTTCAGGGTTCCTCGAATCTTTTCGAAGAGAACCGCCTCCTCAAATTCTCGATTGCAGGCCTGTTCGGCATCACCGCGGTCTTGGGGATCGCCCTCTACACGACGAGCCAGAACCAGCGGACGATCGTCGTGCCGTTCGGTGCTGGCGGCGATCTTTATGTAACGGGCGGCAAGCCCTCGCCCGCCTATCTGCGCACCATGACGCGCAATATCGTAGCGCTCTCGGGCACCTATTCCGCGCTCTCGGCCGACCGGCAGTTCCAGGAGCTGCTCAGCATCGTCCATCCGACCGCCTATAACGGCATCCGCGATAGCCTGAACGCAATTCTCGACGAGCTCGCCAACAATCCGACGCTCTCGATTGCGACCTATATCCGGCCCGACCAGCCCGTCACCTGGACCGATCGTCAAATTCAGGTGCCGGTCGAGAAGGTCCGCGTCATCGGCGGCGTCATCCGCAAGTTCCGCGGCAATCTGCGCATCCGATACACGATCGATGCCGGACGCTTCTGGCTCCTGTCTCTAGCCGAGGAAAATTTCGATGCCGAACTTCGGTAAACGCCTTTGCGCGCCCGCGGCGCTCATTGCCGCCTGTCTTCCGGTTCCGACATTCGCGCAGGCCATCATGGCCCTGCCCGACCAAACGAGTAGCATCCGTCTCTCCAACCGGGACATCAACCATCTCGTCTGCCAGGGCGGCGAGATCGAGGACGTCAAATTCTCGGCCGAGAAGGCGATTGCGGTCGAGAAGGCTGGCGCAGACGCCTGGGTCAAGTTCCTTGTCAGGGAAAGCGACGACGCGGGCCAGATGACCCGCAGCTTCGTTACCACGCCTTCGGAATTTTTCGTGACCTGCAACGGCGCGATCTATCCGCTCTATGCCGAGCCCTCCGACATTCCTGCCCAAACCGTGACGCTTTCGCCGGGTGCCCGCCAGCAGGCCCGCGCCAATGGCGAATTGCTGGGGCCGCTGGTCGAGGAAGAGCGCGCAGTGTCCATAACCCTCTCGATGCTGCAGGATCGGGTGCCGGCGAGCTTTACCGAGATGGCTGTCTCGCCACGGCCCATCGTTTTCATCGCCGCGCCCGCGCTGCGCGTTGTTGAGCGCCGACGCATTGCGATCGAGGGCACGGGGCTTTCGGCTTCCGAATATTGGATCGAGGCAAGCGCCGACACCGAGATCGACGAGCGGCTGTTCCTCGACACCGCCATGGGCGCGCGAATCTTCAGCGTTACTCTTGATCGCCTGTCGCTGCGCGCTGGCGAGAGCGCCCGCCTTATCCTACTGCGCCGGGGAGACGCGCTATGAGCGGCGGCGACAATCAAGGCTCCGGTGACGAGGGCGCGAATAACAGGGGAACCAGCGGCGGCAATCCTGCCCAGCGCCCCGACGCACCGCGCAAACATGCCGGGATGCAGGGCTATTCCCGCCCGCCCAAGAAAGGCGACGCCGCAGAGAATGACGACGCGCAAAGCGTGCCACTGCGCGGCCCCGCACTCCTTGACCTGAAAACCCGGTGGGCGGCCCTTAGCGCCCGCCAGCAGCTGCGCGCCCGCCAGGCCGGCGTCGGGGTCGTCATCGCGATGTTTGGCTACGGCCTTTATACCGCCTCGAGCGGGTCAAAGGATGAGGCGCCGGCGGCACCGGCGGCATCGCGCCTCGACATGGGTGCCGGCCTGCGCGGCGACAGCCTCGAGACCAAGGTGCGCGGAGATCTGAAGAAGATTCTCGACGGCCAGGCGCTGCTGGGCGACCGGGTGACCGCGATCGAGGAAGGCAAGATCGCTCCAGGTGCGCGATCCTCGACGGACGCCGCAGACGGCGACCTCCCCAGCGCCATGCCCGGCGACATCCCGGCCTTCCCACCTAGCCCCAGCGCGCATGAACTCAACAGCGCTGACGGCAGCCTGCCACCGCCGCCCGTGCCGTCTGCCCTTCCCGCGCCGCCCGCTCCGCCGGTGGAACGCCAGGTCGGCTCGATCGGGACCGCCACCGCCGCGCTCACCGCCGACGCGGGCGACAAAGGAGCGAATGGCGTTAAAAAAAAGACCCGGACGATCTATTTGCCGCCTGGTTTCATGAAGGCCCGGCTGCTGACCGGGATCGACGCGCTGGCGAGCCGGGACGCGACCTCGAACCCGGAACCGCTGATCGCCCGCGTCCAGGCGCCCGCCGTGCTGCCCAATGACGTCAAGGCGAACCTTTCGGGCTGCTTCGTCATCGGCAACGCGACCGGCAGCCTTGCCAAGGAACGGGTCGAGGTACAGCTCGTCTCCCTCTCCTGCGTCGACTTCGACGAACGCTCGGTCGTCGACCAGCCGATCAAGGGCTTCTTCGTCGATACCGACGGGAAGAAGGGGCTGTCGGGCCGCGTCGTCACCCGCGCCGGCGCCGCGCTCGCCCGCAGCTTCATTGCCGGCACGATCTCAGGCATGAGCCAGAGCGTCGAGAACACCTTTGGCGACACTTCGGTCTCCGCGCTCGGCACCGTCCGGTCGCTCGATGCGGGCGACGCGGCCAAATCCGGCATCGCCGGCGGCCTTTCCAAATCCTCCGATAAGCTCACCGACTTCTATCTCGATCTCGCCCGCCAGGCCGGTCCCATCGTCGAGGTGGGCGCGGCCAAGGATGTGGTGGTGGTGATCCAGGAGGGCGTTGCCCTCGAAATCAAGCCGACAGCGGGAAGCAAATTCTGATGCGCCCCCGCCTAACCCAAGGAGACACGCCCATGCCGCTCCTCTCGTTCACGACAGCTTCGTATGTGCGCCGCGCAGGCGCCCCGCTGCTGATGCTCGCCTCCCTGCCAGCCTGCACCGCGGTCGGGTCGGTGATGTCGCCCTATCCTGAAAAGTTCAGCTGCAAGAATAGCAACCATGGCCAGTGCATCCACCCCGAGCGCGCCTATGAGGATGCAGTCGCCAGCGCCGTCTCGCGCTCTGATCCCAGGGTCACGAACGACAGCAAGATGCTGAAGGGCAGCGCCGCCGCAGCGCCCGCAACGGCGGGACGCGCCAGGAGCAAGGCTGCCACGCCTTATCTGGGCTATCGCGACAGCGTCTATCGCGAGCTTCAGGGGCTGGTCGAAGCGCCGGTGACACCGATGCTGCGGCCCGGCCGCACGATCCGCACGCTCATCCTTCCCTATGCCGACCGGGAACGGCCCGACCGGCTCTACATGCCGCGCTATGTCTATTCGATCCTCGACAAACCCCAATGGGCGGTCGGCGATTATCTGGTGAGCCCCGTCAATCCAGCGGCCCGCGTGCCGGTTCTGGAACAGGTAAAGGCCAAGCCCGCGTCGACGGAGACGAGCGAACTTCCCGCGCCGCCTCAGGAACAGCCGCGGGAGGAGGGCCAATGAGGGCGCCCGGCACCCGCCATGGTGGCGGCATGACCTTCGAGCGGCTGCGCCAGAGCGTCTCGCGCGATGCCTATTCGGATTTTCTGCCGATGGTCGCCTGGGTCGAGGGGGAGGACGCCTTCCTCTGCATCGACGATGGCTGGGGCCAGGCTTGGGAACTCATCCCCTCGGCCTATCTTTTCGCCCATGTCCATCAGGCGTTGCTGGGCCTCCTCAATATCCACTTCGCACCGGGCACCGTCGTCCAGCTCCACTGCTTTGCCGACCCGCTGATCGACGACGCGCTCGACGCTTTCCTCGATTTGAAATCCCGGCCCGATCCGCTGATCCAGGCTTCGGCGCGCCGGACCCGCGACTATCTGCGCGAAGGAACGCAGGGTCTCGATGCACTACACGGCATTCCGCTGCGCAATTTCCGGCTGCTGCTTTCGATCAAGACGCGCAAACCGCTTGGGGCGGACCTGCGGCGTCAGATCGAAGAGCAACTATCTAAGCTCGGTATCACCCGCCTCGCGCCCGAGGCGCTGGTCACCTTCTATCGCCGCATCTTCAACGGCGTGTTCTCGGCGGCTCCGGGGGTTTTCGCCCGAGGCAGCGACGACATGCCCGCGCGCCCGGTGCGCAAGCAGTTGATCGATGCCGGCCCGGATCTCGTCTTCGATGGACCCGAACTCTTCCTCGGCGATCAGGTTGCGCGATGCCTGACCCCCAAGTCCCCAGCCCGGCGCGTCACCGCCGAGCGCTGCAATCGGCTGCTGGGCGGCATGCGCGGCGCATCCGAGGATAGCGACCAGATTGGCGGCCCCTTCCTCTATACCCTCAACATCCTCTTCGATCATTCGAGCTTCGAGATCCACAAGCGCGCGCAGATCCTCTCCGCGCAAAAGGCAGCCGGCAGCTTTGCCGTCGAGGTAGGCAAGCAGATCGAGGAGATAGGCTGGGTCCTCGATGAGGCGGGCAACAGCCGCTTCGTCTCGGTGATCCCGGTCATCTGGGTCTTTGGCCACGACAGCGCGCAGGCCCGCGAGATGGCGGCGCGCGCCAAGCGCCTCTGGGAAAGCGAGCCTCTGCCCTGGATGATGCAGGAGGAGAGCTATCTCAATCCCGTCCTGCTGCCGATGGCGCTCCCCTTCGGCTTCTATCCCGATCGCCGCACGGTGCGGATGCTGGAGCGTGACCTCCCCATGCCCGCCAAGGCGGCGGCGCTGCTCGCGCCCGTGCAAACCGACTTTCGCGGCGGCGGCCGTCCGGCCCTCCTCTATGCCGGGCGCAAGGGCCAACTCATCACGCTCGATCTGTTCGATCCGCGCATCAACAATTATAATTTCATCGTCTCGGCTGAGAGCGGCGCGGGCAAGAGCTTCCTCCTCAACAACCTCTGCCAGCAATATTACGCCCAAGGCGCGCTCATCCGCATCATCGATATAGGCGGGAGCTACGCCAAGCTCTGCACGCTTTGCTCAGGCCGATACATCGATATCGGCGAGGAGCATCTCGTCCTCAACCCTTTCGACATGGGTTTCGCGCTCGACGGTGACGATCGCCAGTCGGCCATCTCCATGGCGGTCGCGATCGTCGCGGAAATGGCCAATGCCGCGACCCGCAAGGGCGTCAGCACCTCGGAATGGAATCTGCTCAAATCCGCGGTGCAATGGACGATCGACAGCGGACGGGCCGAGGCCGGGATTGATGCGGTCCGGGACTGGCTCGGCGCCTATCCCACTTATGCCACAAGCGACCTCGACAAAGTCGACCATCTCATCCCCGCCGCCCGCGAACTCGCCTTCAACCTCCGCGATTTCGCCAGTTCGGGCGCCTATGGCCATTATTTCAACGGTCCCTCGACCTTTGACATTTCCGCCGATGAATTTGTCGTGCTCGAACTTGAGCGCCTCAAAGCCATGCCCGATCTCTTCAATGTGATCGTGATGGTGGTGGTGAACGCGGTCACGCAGGAACTCTATCTGTCCGCACGCGATCGGCCCCGCTTTGTCCTGTGCGATGAGGCCGCCCAGTTCATGACCCGGACCGACGGGCAGGATCTTTCCCGCCTCGCCGAGGTGTTCGGCCAGGGCTACCGGCGTGCGCGCAAATATCAGGGGAGCTTCGGCGTCGTCCTCCAATCGATGAACGATCTGCTGCTGTTCGGCGGGACCGGACAGGTGATCCTCGAAAATGCCGCCACCCGTTTCCTGCTTCAAGGGTCAACCTATGACCGGGCGGTCGAGAACAAGATCCTCGACTATTCGGGCTTCGTTCTCGATCTGTTGAAGTCGGTCCGCAACAATAAGCCCAACTATTCGGAAGTCTTCATCGACTCGCCGCTGGGTCTGGGCATCGCCCGGCTCGTCGTCGATCCCTTCTCCTACTGGATCAACACCAGCGCGCCGCAGGAGGTCGCCGCCTTCGAGGCGCGGCTGCGCAGGGGTATGTCGCCCCTCGAAGCGGTCTGCGATCTGGCCGGCGTCGATCCGACCGAAATCCTGGGGCCCAGCTCTAGCGGGGAGCAGCTCTGATGCGCACGCCTCCCGATAAGAACCAGCCCCGCTTCGAGTTCGAGCCTGACCCGAAACTGGAAGCCCTCATCGAAGCGCGGGCTGCAGCCAAAGCCGAGGCACAGGCGTTCCAATGGCGCTTCCGGCTTGTGACGATTGAGACGATGATGCTTGGCTTCCTCGTCGGAGCCGCCGGCATCGCGCTTCAGAAGCCCCCGTTCCTGATCCTGCGCGCAGCGGTGATGGTGGCCGCAGGCTGCTTTGCGAGCGGCATATTGCTCATTGGCATGACCGGCGCCGCGGACAGGTCGGCCAAATGGCTGCGCGGTTGGTGGAACCGGCAATGAAGGGCATCCTCAGCGACGCCCCGGCAGTCGGGCCGATCCGCCTTTTGGTGGGCACGCAGCTGATGCTGCTCGTCCTCACCATATTGGTGCTCGAAACACCCGGCGCCCTGCCGCTGCGCCTGCAGGGCCTGCTGCTTGCTGGCTGGGTGCTCGGCGCCTCAGCGCTCATCTGCTCGGTTCGCGGCGAAAGTCCTGAGGACAGGCCATGGTGGAGACGGCGTCATGACCGCTGAGCCATGCTTCCCTGACCGCTCGCGTCACGTCCTCATCGGCGCGCTGATGCTCGCCCTTGCCTGCGCGGAGACGGCAACGGCTGCAACCTCGACCATCGGTCGGACCTGGCCGATTGCCGAGCCCGACGCCATGGCTGAGATCGAGGCCCGCGCCGCCAAAGCACCCAGCTTCGCCTCACAGCTCGGTCCGCGGTCGACCTGGTCGGCGCTCCGCGCTGCAAATCTTGGGCAGGCCAAGGTAGACCGGGTCCGCAGTCTAGTACCCTTTTACACGATAGAGGACGAAATCCGCCTGCCCGATGGTCGGCTGCTCTATCCCAAGGGCTTTACCTTCAACCCGCTCGACTATGTGTCGCTGCCCCAGCGCCTCGTCATCGTCCATCCCCGCGATCTTGGCTGGGCATTGAAGCAGGCGCGGTTCACCGATTTCATCCTGCTGACAGCGGGCGATGCGCTGGACCTTTCCGAGCGCAGCGGACGGCCGCTCTTCATTCTGGAGGAACGGGTCAAGGAACGGCTCGGTCTCACGGTCGCGCCGGTGATCGTCGCCCAGCAGGGCAAGAAGCTCGTCCTCACCGAATATGCGCCGATCCGCGCCGCGGGCGGGAGCGCGCGGCCATGAAGCTGAGGCTCCTCGCTCGCATGGCGCCGCTCACACTGGCTCTCGCCGCCGGCGGCGCCTCTGCGCCAGTCCACGCCTCCAAATGCGAGGCCGGCACCATCTTTAATCCCATCACCAAGGTGCGCTGGAACTGCATCTTGCCGATCACCATTGGCGGCGTGCGGGTCGGCAGTTTCGACAAGCTCGATAAGGAACTGGATGCCCAGTCGGCCTCCAAGCCGCTGTGCGCCTGCCGCAAGGGCGCAACCTTCTGGTTCGGGGTGAAGGTGAGCTTCTGGTCGCCCAACCGGATGATCGACGTGGTCACCGAGCCGGGTTGCATGATGGCGCTCGGGGCCGATCTCCTCCCCACCGGCGGCAGGCTTCAGGGCAGCCAGTCCTCCATGGCCGACGGCACCAACAGCCAGAAGCTGTTCGCGCAGATGCATTATTACATCTCGCCGGTCTGGAAGATGCTCGACATGTTCACCGACCTCCCTTGCATCGAGGATGACGGGTTCGACGTCGCCATGATCACCGAAGTACTGCCGACCTGGCAGTCCGGGACATTGGGCGCGATCATTCAGCCCGAGGGCATTCTGTTTGGCAATCCCGCGGCCGGCCTCGCCTGCATGGCCGACAGCGCTGCGGCGGCGGCAGGAAAGGTCATCGACCCGCTCTTCTGGTGCATGGGAAGTTGGGGCGCCACTTATCCGGTCGCGGGCGACATCCATTTTGGCGACAGCGTCGAAGCTTGGGCAGGCCTTGCTGCCAGAGGCACGTTCATGATGGGGCGCCTGGGTGCGCTCACCATCAGTTCTGCCGATGGCTGCTCCTTCAAGGCCCAGCCGATCTGGACCAAGAGCCGCTACAAGCTCCAGATCATGGAGCCGGTCAAGGGCGGCAAATGCGTCAATATCGGTCGACCGGGCGCGCTCTGGTCCTCGGCCAAACATGCGCCGGGCAAGGATAATGCCCAGTTCATGTCGTTTGAAAAGGTGATCTGTTGCGCCGGGGTATCCACCCCATGAGCCGATCCCTTCCCCCATCCCCCACAACGATCGCCTGCTTTCGATGGTCTGCCCGCCAAGGCCAGAACCGGCCGCTCGATCGCTGTGTGGGCGGAGCGGCGCTGGCGCCATCCGGCGCCGCTCCAACACCCCATTCTCCCCGTGCGGCTTTAGAAACGTATGGGGAGAAGGTCAGCACGGCCGGATGTACCCCCGGCGGGCAGGGATCCCCCCTCTGCCTGAATCCCTGCCCGCTTTGGCCGTGCTGACCATCATTGACGGCAAGGCTGCCTTTCAATGTCTCTCCGCGCCACCCGGCGTGGCCGGGCTTTGGCGCTTGTTCCGGCTTCGCGCTGCTGGCCGCCTGCGGACCTCGGAGGAAGAGGCATGAAGTGGAGCCTCATCTCTTCGCTCGCGATGCTGGCGATGCTGGAGCCGCAATCGGCCTTTGCGCAGGACATGGACGCGAGGGCCCGGGCGGCAGCGGCCGCTTCGCGCGCCAAATCCGGCGACAGCGATGCGATCAGCAATAATTATCTGACGCCAGGTCTCGCCAACCAGCCGGTCAGCACGGTCGACAATAGCCGCAGTTTCACACCCAATCTCGCCTGTCAGCAGAGCGCCACCATGCTCGAAATGCTGGTTCAGCCTAGCACGACCGGCGACATCACTCTTCTATCCATTTCCCGCGACAAGGATCTGGACGGCGCATTTGACAGCACGCTGACCCTCCCGGTCCCGGTGTCGGGAATCTGCGCCAATGGCGTCATCTCCTGCTCGCCCGGAAGCTGGACCCAGTGCCAGAATTTCAAATGGGATGTCGGCGGCACGGGTGATCTGAAGCTCACGCAGGTCGACCTACCCGAACTCTCCGGTTGCTATTGCATCAATGCAAGCTGCGGCGCCAACCTTGTCTCTGGCAATCTACCCTCGGTGCTGAAAGATCTGGGCGGCGGCGTGATCGGTGCGCTGACAACCGCAGATCCCCGGATCGCAGTGGCGCAGGCCAGTGTCGACGGCCCGGTTATCCGCTATGTTGGCGCGCAGACGACCGCCTGCACCACTTCATCAGCGGTGTCCGCGACCAGCTATCGCGCCAACCCGGCTGCAATCAACGGAGACGCCTATGCGGCCTCTCAGGCGAGTTCAGTCTTCACCGCGCTGGCGGCGTCTCCCGCCAGCAATGGCAAGGCGGAGGAAACGCGGTCCTGCTCAATCGAGCGCGAGATAAACGTCAAGGCCTGGGACTTTACAGATATCGTCGCCGCCAGTGGCTCGATCACTTCGACCAGCAGCTGCGGCACGGGATGCCTCCGCTTCCAGGTCCGGGGAGCGGGGAGCTGCGGCAGCAATCCGCCCGTCTATACGGTGACGTTCAATCCATTGCTGCCCAGCCGGATCGTCTCGGCGCGGATCATCGAGATGGGCGCGGACGACTGGGTTCAGGGCCGGATCAATGGCCAGGTCGTGGGCTCGGCGGGCAAGCGCCTCTGGACGGGCGATGGCCTGCCCTCTGGCGACTGCCGGATCAGCGACGATCCCTGGTATAATCGCACGCCCATCGATTTTACCGACAGGCTCAAGTCCGGCGCGACGTCGGTCAGCGCGCGGGTGCGCGGCGGAGGCGGCGGCAATTGGGGCTATGTCACAGTAGAGATCCAGGTCGACACCAGCTGCGAGGTCAGCGAGCGACTGGTTGACCTCTGTGCTGGCTACGCGAGTGACCCTGCCTGCCGCCTGAATCAAGAAGACGTCGACGGGGTCGAGACGGTCCGCAACGGCGTCGTCACAGGTCTCAAGCCGCTGCCCCTCACCCGCCTGTTCGGCACGGGGGCCTGCACCTTCCAATATAGCCGTGACTTCTTCCTCCGGACACGCCGCTACGCCTGCATCGTCGAACCATCGGTTACGGCGCAGCCCGATCTCAGCCGCGCGACCTATATCATAGACCATTCGACCGAGACGATGCTCGCCGACCAAACCCGGAGCAGCGATGGCTCCCTCGTCCAGTCGACCCGCGCCTTCGCGCTCCCCGAGCGTCCAGCGGTCGCGGCCTGCGAGTTCATCTGCAAGACCCGCGCGCCCAGCGCCAATAGTGGCGTTGCGCCCGCTGGCGCTGTGGCGGAAAAGCAGAATATGCCCGTCGGCTGGGACAGCTTCTATCATATCTGTTCGGCCGACAATGTCTGCCCGCTGGGCGATGGCGAAGAGATCGTCTCACCCTGCGGCTGCCTCGATGATTTTCCCGAGGCGGTGGTCATGATGCAGACCGTCCGGCTCGCAGGCTCGGACCTGGCCTGCACGGCGGTGGCGCGATGATCCGCCGGCTTGCCCCCGCACTCGCGCTCACCTGCGCGCTGACGCCACTTGGCGTTGCCATGAGCCCGCAGGGCCATGCCGCGCAGCTCTGCGCTGCCGACCTCAACGGCAATGGCGATGCCGCCGACGAAGGGGAGATGGCGCAGTGCCTGGCAACCACGGATGGCGGCGCGCTCTGTCCCATCGGCGCGGTCGATTGCGTCGCCGACACGCAGGGCGCCTATGCCTGTCCACTTGGACCGAGCTATGCCTGCAAGACCTCGGCCTCAAGCGCGGTGCCGGCCTGCTCACCCCATAGCTGCATCGATACCTCCGCCACGCCGATCGAAAACGAGGAAGTGGTTGACGATCCCGGCGCGCCGGGTGACGGCCCGGTCGATGCCGACGGCAATTGCCTTGGCACCATCGAAATATTTGGCGGACGGGCGCTGCGCTGCCGGCCGCCTGGAGCCAGCGTCACCTTCCAGAATTGCTGCAAGGACATGGGCAAGATTGTGAAGGACGGGATGGGCGGTTCGCTCACCTTGATCACGACCAAGATCGCGATCGCCAAGGGCGTCTTCACCGGCATGAA
Encoded here:
- a CDS encoding type IV conjugative transfer system protein TraL, producing the protein MDERLPQFLHKPVQILWFDAQEFIVVVSSIFVAVIVGGYVGWSLLGVLLLFIPWKRTKPRGFMPHLAWRWGLLKLPRYPGPTQTRFCE
- a CDS encoding TraV family lipoprotein, which gives rise to MPLLSFTTASYVRRAGAPLLMLASLPACTAVGSVMSPYPEKFSCKNSNHGQCIHPERAYEDAVASAVSRSDPRVTNDSKMLKGSAAAAPATAGRARSKAATPYLGYRDSVYRELQGLVEAPVTPMLRPGRTIRTLILPYADRERPDRLYMPRYVYSILDKPQWAVGDYLVSPVNPAARVPVLEQVKAKPASTETSELPAPPQEQPREEGQ
- a CDS encoding TraB/VirB10 family protein, whose protein sequence is MSGGDNQGSGDEGANNRGTSGGNPAQRPDAPRKHAGMQGYSRPPKKGDAAENDDAQSVPLRGPALLDLKTRWAALSARQQLRARQAGVGVVIAMFGYGLYTASSGSKDEAPAAPAASRLDMGAGLRGDSLETKVRGDLKKILDGQALLGDRVTAIEEGKIAPGARSSTDAADGDLPSAMPGDIPAFPPSPSAHELNSADGSLPPPPVPSALPAPPAPPVERQVGSIGTATAALTADAGDKGANGVKKKTRTIYLPPGFMKARLLTGIDALASRDATSNPEPLIARVQAPAVLPNDVKANLSGCFVIGNATGSLAKERVEVQLVSLSCVDFDERSVVDQPIKGFFVDTDGKKGLSGRVVTRAGAALARSFIAGTISGMSQSVENTFGDTSVSALGTVRSLDAGDAAKSGIAGGLSKSSDKLTDFYLDLARQAGPIVEVGAAKDVVVVIQEGVALEIKPTAGSKF
- a CDS encoding TraU family protein, which gives rise to MKLRLLARMAPLTLALAAGGASAPVHASKCEAGTIFNPITKVRWNCILPITIGGVRVGSFDKLDKELDAQSASKPLCACRKGATFWFGVKVSFWSPNRMIDVVTEPGCMMALGADLLPTGGRLQGSQSSMADGTNSQKLFAQMHYYISPVWKMLDMFTDLPCIEDDGFDVAMITEVLPTWQSGTLGAIIQPEGILFGNPAAGLACMADSAAAAAGKVIDPLFWCMGSWGATYPVAGDIHFGDSVEAWAGLAARGTFMMGRLGALTISSADGCSFKAQPIWTKSRYKLQIMEPVKGGKCVNIGRPGALWSSAKHAPGKDNAQFMSFEKVICCAGVSTP
- a CDS encoding conjugal transfer protein TraW; the encoded protein is MTAEPCFPDRSRHVLIGALMLALACAETATAATSTIGRTWPIAEPDAMAEIEARAAKAPSFASQLGPRSTWSALRAANLGQAKVDRVRSLVPFYTIEDEIRLPDGRLLYPKGFTFNPLDYVSLPQRLVIVHPRDLGWALKQARFTDFILLTAGDALDLSERSGRPLFILEERVKERLGLTVAPVIVAQQGKKLVLTEYAPIRAAGGSARP
- a CDS encoding type-F conjugative transfer system secretin TraK, producing the protein MPNFGKRLCAPAALIAACLPVPTFAQAIMALPDQTSSIRLSNRDINHLVCQGGEIEDVKFSAEKAIAVEKAGADAWVKFLVRESDDAGQMTRSFVTTPSEFFVTCNGAIYPLYAEPSDIPAQTVTLSPGARQQARANGELLGPLVEEERAVSITLSMLQDRVPASFTEMAVSPRPIVFIAAPALRVVERRRIAIEGTGLSASEYWIEASADTEIDERLFLDTAMGARIFSVTLDRLSLRAGESARLILLRRGDAL
- a CDS encoding TraC family protein, which encodes MRAPGTRHGGGMTFERLRQSVSRDAYSDFLPMVAWVEGEDAFLCIDDGWGQAWELIPSAYLFAHVHQALLGLLNIHFAPGTVVQLHCFADPLIDDALDAFLDLKSRPDPLIQASARRTRDYLREGTQGLDALHGIPLRNFRLLLSIKTRKPLGADLRRQIEEQLSKLGITRLAPEALVTFYRRIFNGVFSAAPGVFARGSDDMPARPVRKQLIDAGPDLVFDGPELFLGDQVARCLTPKSPARRVTAERCNRLLGGMRGASEDSDQIGGPFLYTLNILFDHSSFEIHKRAQILSAQKAAGSFAVEVGKQIEEIGWVLDEAGNSRFVSVIPVIWVFGHDSAQAREMAARAKRLWESEPLPWMMQEESYLNPVLLPMALPFGFYPDRRTVRMLERDLPMPAKAAALLAPVQTDFRGGGRPALLYAGRKGQLITLDLFDPRINNYNFIVSAESGAGKSFLLNNLCQQYYAQGALIRIIDIGGSYAKLCTLCSGRYIDIGEEHLVLNPFDMGFALDGDDRQSAISMAVAIVAEMANAATRKGVSTSEWNLLKSAVQWTIDSGRAEAGIDAVRDWLGAYPTYATSDLDKVDHLIPAARELAFNLRDFASSGAYGHYFNGPSTFDISADEFVVLELERLKAMPDLFNVIVMVVVNAVTQELYLSARDRPRFVLCDEAAQFMTRTDGQDLSRLAEVFGQGYRRARKYQGSFGVVLQSMNDLLLFGGTGQVILENAATRFLLQGSTYDRAVENKILDYSGFVLDLLKSVRNNKPNYSEVFIDSPLGLGIARLVVDPFSYWINTSAPQEVAAFEARLRRGMSPLEAVCDLAGVDPTEILGPSSSGEQL
- a CDS encoding TraE/TraK family type IV conjugative transfer system protein, producing the protein MFGRSSARERSDPLLDKPASFGIHRYLQGSSNLFEENRLLKFSIAGLFGITAVLGIALYTTSQNQRTIVVPFGAGGDLYVTGGKPSPAYLRTMTRNIVALSGTYSALSADRQFQELLSIVHPTAYNGIRDSLNAILDELANNPTLSIATYIRPDQPVTWTDRQIQVPVEKVRVIGGVIRKFRGNLRIRYTIDAGRFWLLSLAEENFDAELR